The proteins below come from a single Mytilus edulis chromosome 5, xbMytEdul2.2, whole genome shotgun sequence genomic window:
- the LOC139524549 gene encoding centrosomal AT-AC splicing factor-like has product MDLRDQFQYCSFCKISHKQKKKHVYSKKHQSIIMRILQKFSEKVKSAKSTLDRPDLQETGFEIGAKFWCYFCVDEFDKHLQLDTCIVKFGGLLEHITLDTHRTSVYMFLRQHRLDEEKQQAAQFLMSQDALIKFKEATVLKLRKYEERKRKTLKMDSKHIEEEETRRKMMCHEFMSEPQLDRNNKTSSRSNEPRSVPNVQRKATLSAHGEGLTFIGTQNLGAAKDNVHTDALPPWLQGEGDTHNRSEIGPTIEDYNKHLEKEKSRKLPEGRVGAKFDRSGSLSSQWLPSFGRVWNTGRRQQSEIFFRKELGMSNTAGDVHNKYDVSEEKTINKTELPVNIRPYVKKKRVCETVTHNEMERQSNYELQLHHHTYQNTNNGMERQSNSGLQNNHHSFQATATPIQPYIRKNVISDTTMNNLPNNNCNMPNIHNFQNSAPVYNTEGQPGRGVPWYGGNNEHQFYNFIEQNRTDIPMNYNTISNCRPPSSTASMPYTQ; this is encoded by the exons ATGGATTTGAGAGATcaatttcaatattgttcttTTTGCAAAATAAGCCACAAACAGAAGAAGAAACATGTCTACTCAAAAAAGCACCAATCTATAATTATGAGAATTCTTCAAAAGTTTTCGGAAAAG GTGAAATCTGCTAAATCTACATTAGACCGTCCAGATCTACAAGAAACTGGTTTTGAGATTGGAGCAAAGTTTTGGTGTTATTTTTGTGTGGATGAATTTGACAAGCATCTTCAGTTAGATACGTGTATAGTTAAATTTGGAGGATTGTTGGAACACATTACACT AGATACCCACAGAACATCTGTTTACATGTTTCTACGGCAACATAGATTAGATGAAGAGAAGCAACAAGCTGCACAGTTTTTAATGTCACAAGATGCTTTGATAAA ATTTAAAGAAGCTACAGTTTTGAAGTTAAGAAAGtatgaagaaagaaaaagaaaaactctTAAAATG GATTCTAAACACATAGAAGAGGAAGAAACCAGAAGAAAAATGATGTGCCATGAATTCATGTCTGAG CCACAGTTAGACAGAAACAATAAAACAAGCTCTAGAAGTAATGAACCCAGAAGTGTTCCGAATGTCCAGAGAAAAGCAACTTTATCAGCACATGGTGAAGGATTGACTTTTATTGGAACTCAA AATTTAGGGGCAGCTAAAGACAATGTTCATACAGATGCTCTACCACCATGGCTTCAAGGAGAGGGAGACACACATAACAGAAGTGAAATTGGTCCTACCATAGAGGATTATAATAAACATT TAGAAAAAGAGAAATCCAGAAAATTACCAGAGGGTAGAGTAGGTGCCAAATTTGACCGATCTGGTTCCCTGTCATCACAGTGGTTACCATCGTTCGGGAGAGTATGGAATACAGGGAGGAGACAGCAATCTGA GATATTCTTTAGGAAAGAATTAGGTATGTCAAACACAGCAGGTGATGTACACAACAAATATGATGTTAGCGAGGAGAAAACTATTAATAAAACTGAACTGCCAGTAAACATTAGACCATATGTTAAAAAGAAACGAGTTTGTGAAACAGTCACACACAATGAAATGGAGAGACAGTCAAATTATGAATTACAACTTCATCACCACACTTACCAAAATACAAACAATGGAATGGAGAGACAGTCAAATTCTGGTCTACAAAATAATCACCATTCTTTTCAGGCTACAGCGACACCTATCCAACCATATATTAGGAAAAATGTGATATCTGACACAACTATGAACAATTTACCTAACAATAATTGTAATATGCCAAACATACATAACTTTCAAAATTCAGCGCCGGTTTATAATACGGAAGGTCAGCCTGGTCGAGGTGTACCTTGGTATGGAGGAAATAATGAACATCAATTTTACAACTTTATAGAACAGAATAGAACTGATATACCAATGAACTATAACACAATCAGTAATTGTAGACCGCCTTCAAGTACTGCATCAATGCCATATACTCAGTGA